A genome region from Chloroflexota bacterium includes the following:
- a CDS encoding SDR family NAD(P)-dependent oxidoreductase, which produces MKTALITGATSGFGAATARRFAAAGWQVVGTGRRVERLAALADELGKEKVVTLAFDVQDAAATEAALASLPDGFKGVDLLVNNAGLALGTGPAQQANLDDWRTMIETNITSLVTVTRLLLPTLIERKGTIVNISSTAATYPYPGGNVYGGTKSFVTQFSLGLRSDLHGTGVRVTSIEPGMAETEFSIVRTGGNKAAADAIYKGLHPITPVDIAETLYWVATQPPHLNVNRIELMPVSQSWGGFQLARDAE; this is translated from the coding sequence ATGAAGACGGCACTCATCACCGGGGCGACGTCAGGGTTCGGGGCGGCGACGGCGCGACGGTTTGCCGCCGCCGGCTGGCAGGTCGTCGGGACGGGGCGGCGCGTCGAGCGGCTGGCAGCGCTGGCCGACGAGCTGGGCAAGGAGAAGGTCGTCACGCTGGCGTTCGACGTTCAGGACGCGGCGGCGACCGAGGCGGCGCTGGCCAGCCTGCCGGACGGGTTCAAGGGTGTGGACCTCCTGGTCAACAACGCCGGGCTGGCGTTGGGAACCGGGCCGGCCCAGCAGGCGAACCTCGACGACTGGCGCACGATGATCGAGACGAACATCACCAGCCTCGTGACGGTGACGCGCCTGCTGCTGCCGACGCTCATCGAGCGCAAGGGCACGATCGTCAACATCAGCTCGACGGCGGCCACCTACCCCTACCCCGGCGGAAACGTCTACGGCGGCACCAAGTCGTTCGTGACGCAGTTCTCGCTGGGGCTGCGCTCGGATCTGCACGGCACGGGTGTGCGAGTCACATCCATCGAGCCGGGCATGGCCGAGACGGAGTTCTCCATTGTCCGGACGGGCGGCAACAAGGCGGCGGCCGACGCGATCTACAAGGGCCTCCACCCGATCACGCCGGTGGATATCGCCGAGACGCTCTACTGGGTGGCGACGCAGCCTCCGCACCTGAACGTCAACCGCATCGAGCTGATGCCGGTGAGCCAGTCGTGGGGCGGGTTCCAACTGGCGCGAGACGCGGAGTAG
- a CDS encoding amidohydrolase, with protein sequence MASRPLTCTSTSPPATTSPWPTRKARPRPTPPRPPSRSSGRTSRPTRWPSTIGGSGSGQWCSTRTPRRGPAAASPTTRSWQLGGDGIRLKHCQPLLLDDVAADFPELTIIGAHPSWPWQDEMLAIARHKANVYIDLSGWAPKYFAPALVQQMNSLLQDKCLFGSDFPVIPTERWLKDFADLPIEDAVRPKILYGNAARILGLPA encoded by the coding sequence ATGGCATCAAGGCCATTGACATGCACGTCCACTTCGCCACCGGCGACAACCTCGCCCTGGCCGACGCGCAAGGCCCGTCCGAGGCCAACGCCGCCCAGGCCTCCTTCAAGGTCGAGCGGCCGCACGTCCCGCCCGACGAGGTGGCCGAGCACTATCGGCGGCTCGGGATCCGGGCAGTGGTGTTCGACGCGGACACCGAGACGCGGACCGGCCGCCGCGTCTCCAACGACGAGGTCGTGGCAGCTGGGCGGCGACGGCATTCGCCTCAAGCACTGCCAGCCGCTGCTGCTGGACGACGTGGCCGCCGACTTCCCCGAGCTGACCATCATCGGGGCGCACCCGTCCTGGCCCTGGCAGGATGAGATGCTCGCCATCGCCCGGCACAAGGCGAACGTCTACATCGACCTGTCCGGCTGGGCGCCGAAATACTTCGCGCCGGCGCTGGTGCAGCAGATGAACTCGCTGCTGCAGGACAAGTGCCTGTTCGGCTCAGATTTCCCGGTCATCCCCACCGAGCGCTGGCTGAAGGATTTCGCGGATCTGCCGATCGAGGACGCTGTCCGCCCGAAGATCCTGTACGGCAACGCGGCGCGCATCCTGGGGCTGCCAGCCTGA
- a CDS encoding YciI family protein, producing MRVMVIVKATAESEAGIMPSEALLTAMGDFNEELVNAGVMKAGEGLKPSSAGKRVVFSGSNRSVVDGPFAETKELIAGFWIWQVKDMDEALAWAMRCPAPMPEEAGILEIRPVFETEDFGEEMTPEARAQEYRLREQLEAEA from the coding sequence ATGCGTGTGATGGTCATCGTCAAGGCGACCGCGGAGTCTGAGGCCGGCATCATGCCGAGCGAGGCCCTGCTTACCGCGATGGGCGACTTCAACGAGGAGCTGGTCAACGCCGGCGTCATGAAGGCGGGCGAGGGACTCAAGCCCAGCTCGGCCGGCAAGCGTGTCGTCTTCTCCGGCAGCAATCGATCCGTGGTGGACGGCCCGTTCGCCGAGACCAAGGAGCTGATCGCCGGGTTCTGGATCTGGCAGGTCAAGGACATGGACGAGGCCCTGGCCTGGGCCATGCGCTGCCCGGCCCCGATGCCCGAGGAGGCCGGCATCCTGGAGATCCGCCCGGTGTTCGAGACCGAGGACTTCGGCGAGGAGATGACGCCCGAGGCTCGCGCGCAGGAGTACCGTCTGCGCGAGCAGCTCGAAGCCGAGGCGTAA
- a CDS encoding ATP-dependent Clp protease ATP-binding subunit, with product MPELSPVAHLCWQVAGLEARRAGAPLIAVEHLLVGLLSLEKLLDPSSGVDVARRELVRADHLVLAALLREIGLDAAILRRELRQRWPRGLRQTDGVMSRDDAARAAFGQADALAQQVGSPAYGPLHLLAVLLEHPPSLLLAALPSAMPSVRSQADAGATVERLRAAILARIGPPPAPPRQDTSQVWVAPSDPATSDQPYPTFELSSPTPRPHQMPKFFPVDRPTDGPSDVPAGSPTPTPQAERRPRPTDGVPARPAGDAQPAARATPLPTRPAVPAVLLRFGRDLTAEAEAGLFGPVVGRHDEMLQVVRVLHRRTKNSPVLIGEAGVGKTAVVEGLARRIVEGAVLPGRRIVALNLSSLLAGTSYRGQFEERIEEVLAAVRARPDIILFLDELHTIVGAGDQDGRMDVANILKPALARGEIACIGATTTDEYLRHIASDPALERRFLPVTVTEPTEAEARKILEGLQAELERHHGVRIEPSALDAAVELTARYLPGRRLPDKAVDALDEACARASVPSLSPPASRYEDALAGPPSGPPAVTRATIGEVVSAWTGIPVGQIGQAEAERLADLETRLAERVIGQPEAIRQVAERVRLARTGMTDPARPAGVFLFVGPSGVGKTALATALAETAVDGQQRLIRLDMSEYGEKHAVARLIGAPPGYQGHGDEGLLTGPLRRSPHAIVLLDEAEKAHPEVFDVFLQLFDAGRLTDSSGRLVDGRQAIFVLTANVGGSAERRSIGFGTTAEGRGGSGSAGGSAERRGSDGASGGGVAVSAQRESLLAELRQHFRPELLNRVDEIVPFQPLGESALMSIAERQVQTLRRRLLEAHELDLVVTPMALALLARLAAAESGGARAVQRTITRTIEQPLSRDLLTGAYLRGEYLLAEVSGERIVLVRDTRTI from the coding sequence ATGCCTGAGCTGTCGCCTGTGGCCCACCTCTGCTGGCAGGTCGCCGGCCTGGAGGCGCGGCGCGCGGGCGCACCGCTGATCGCCGTGGAGCACCTGCTGGTCGGCCTGCTGAGCCTGGAGAAGCTGCTCGACCCGTCATCAGGGGTGGACGTGGCCCGGCGCGAGCTGGTGCGCGCCGATCACCTGGTGCTCGCGGCGCTCCTGCGCGAGATCGGGCTGGACGCGGCCATCCTGCGACGGGAGCTGCGCCAGCGGTGGCCGCGCGGCCTGCGCCAGACGGATGGCGTCATGAGCCGCGATGACGCTGCCCGGGCGGCGTTCGGGCAGGCCGATGCACTGGCGCAGCAGGTTGGAAGCCCGGCGTACGGGCCGCTGCACCTGCTGGCCGTCCTGCTGGAGCATCCTCCGTCGCTGCTGCTGGCCGCGCTGCCATCTGCCATGCCATCGGTGCGCTCCCAGGCCGACGCCGGCGCGACCGTCGAGCGGCTGCGGGCGGCCATCCTCGCGCGGATCGGGCCGCCGCCGGCCCCGCCGCGGCAGGACACCAGTCAGGTGTGGGTCGCGCCATCCGATCCGGCGACATCCGATCAGCCGTATCCCACGTTCGAGCTGTCGTCGCCGACGCCGCGCCCGCACCAGATGCCGAAGTTCTTTCCCGTGGATCGCCCGACGGATGGTCCCTCAGACGTCCCAGCAGGCAGCCCGACGCCCACGCCACAGGCCGAGCGGCGGCCGCGGCCGACTGACGGTGTACCCGCGCGCCCGGCCGGCGACGCCCAGCCGGCGGCGCGGGCGACGCCGCTGCCGACGCGCCCGGCCGTGCCCGCCGTCCTCTTGCGGTTCGGGCGCGATCTGACGGCCGAGGCGGAAGCCGGGCTGTTCGGCCCGGTGGTAGGCCGGCACGACGAGATGCTCCAGGTGGTGCGCGTCCTGCACCGGCGGACCAAGAACAGCCCGGTCCTGATCGGCGAGGCCGGCGTGGGCAAGACGGCGGTCGTCGAGGGGCTGGCGCGGCGCATTGTCGAGGGCGCGGTGCTGCCAGGCCGGCGCATCGTGGCGCTGAACCTGTCGAGCCTGCTGGCCGGCACCAGCTACCGGGGCCAGTTCGAGGAGCGCATCGAGGAGGTCCTGGCCGCCGTGCGGGCGCGCCCGGACATCATCCTCTTCCTGGACGAGCTGCACACCATCGTCGGGGCGGGCGACCAGGACGGCCGGATGGATGTGGCCAACATCCTGAAGCCGGCCCTGGCGCGTGGCGAGATCGCCTGCATCGGCGCGACGACGACCGACGAGTATCTGCGCCACATCGCCTCCGACCCGGCCCTGGAGCGGCGCTTCCTGCCCGTGACGGTGACCGAGCCGACAGAGGCCGAGGCCCGCAAGATCCTGGAAGGGCTTCAGGCCGAGCTGGAACGACACCACGGCGTGCGGATCGAGCCGTCCGCCCTGGATGCCGCCGTCGAGCTGACGGCACGCTACCTGCCCGGCCGCCGCCTGCCAGACAAGGCCGTGGATGCTCTCGACGAGGCCTGTGCGCGGGCCAGCGTGCCGTCGCTCTCGCCGCCGGCGAGCCGCTACGAGGATGCGTTGGCCGGGCCGCCGTCTGGGCCGCCCGCCGTGACCCGCGCGACCATCGGCGAGGTCGTCTCGGCGTGGACGGGCATCCCTGTGGGGCAGATCGGGCAGGCCGAGGCGGAGCGGCTGGCTGACCTCGAAACCCGCCTGGCGGAGCGGGTCATCGGGCAGCCCGAGGCGATACGTCAGGTGGCCGAGCGGGTGCGGCTGGCGCGGACGGGCATGACGGACCCCGCCCGGCCGGCCGGCGTCTTCCTCTTTGTCGGGCCGAGCGGCGTGGGCAAGACGGCGCTGGCGACGGCCCTGGCCGAGACGGCGGTGGACGGCCAGCAGCGGCTGATCCGCCTCGACATGTCGGAGTACGGCGAGAAGCACGCGGTGGCCCGGCTGATCGGCGCGCCGCCGGGCTACCAGGGCCACGGCGACGAGGGACTGCTGACCGGGCCGCTGCGGCGCAGCCCGCACGCCATCGTGCTGCTGGACGAGGCCGAGAAGGCGCACCCCGAGGTCTTCGACGTGTTCTTGCAGCTGTTCGACGCCGGCCGCCTGACCGACAGCAGCGGCCGGCTGGTGGATGGCCGGCAGGCGATCTTCGTGCTGACCGCCAACGTGGGGGGAAGTGCTGAGCGGCGATCCATCGGGTTCGGGACGACCGCTGAGGGGCGCGGAGGGAGCGGGAGCGCTGGCGGGAGTGCCGAGCGTCGGGGAAGTGACGGGGCGTCAGGCGGGGGTGTCGCCGTGTCGGCGCAGCGCGAGTCGCTGCTGGCCGAGCTGCGACAGCACTTCCGACCTGAGCTGCTGAACCGCGTTGACGAGATCGTGCCGTTTCAGCCGCTGGGCGAGTCGGCGCTGATGTCGATTGCCGAGCGCCAGGTGCAGACGTTGCGGCGGCGCCTGCTGGAGGCGCACGAGCTGGATCTGGTGGTCACGCCGATGGCCCTGGCGCTGCTGGCACGGCTGGCTGCCGCCGAGTCCGGGGGAGCGCGCGCGGTGCAGCGCACGATCACCCGGACCATCGAGCAGCCGCTGAGCCGCGACCTGCTGACCGGCGCGTACCTGCGCGGGGAGTACCTGCTGGCCGAGGTGTCCGGCGAGCGCATCGTGCTGGTGCGGGATACGCGCACGATCTAG
- a CDS encoding RNA polymerase sigma factor, whose product MVHDANRAIEAVWRNEAARLIAGLTRLVRDVGLAEELAGDALVAALEQWPQDGVPRNPGAWLMTIAKRRAVDLLRRKMTLERKHEEIGYLESVLDASGTDLDASLDDHIGDDLLRLIFIACHPVLSTEARAALTLRLLGGLTTSEIARAFLASEPTIAQRIVRAKKTLADAKIPFEVPPRGELPERLASVLSVIYLIFNEGYAATAGDDWMRPGLCEDALRLGRILAELLPDEPEVHGLVSLMELQASRSRARVGPGGEPILLLEQDRARWDQLLIHRGLAALDRGARLLPADAILGPYALQAAIAACHARAHTADETDWPRIAALYDVLAQVTPSPVVELNRAVAVAMAEGPAAGLELVDALAESGALKGYHLLPAVRGDFLEKLGRHAEAEQAFKEAAAGTRNAREHGVLLKRAAACRAALA is encoded by the coding sequence ATGGTTCATGACGCGAACCGTGCGATCGAGGCTGTCTGGCGCAACGAGGCCGCGCGGCTGATCGCCGGCCTCACGCGGCTTGTGCGAGATGTCGGGCTGGCCGAGGAGCTGGCCGGCGATGCCCTGGTCGCCGCGCTGGAGCAGTGGCCCCAGGACGGCGTCCCCCGGAACCCCGGCGCATGGTTGATGACCATCGCAAAGCGCCGAGCCGTCGATCTGCTGCGTCGGAAGATGACACTCGAACGCAAGCACGAGGAGATCGGCTACCTCGAATCGGTACTGGACGCGTCCGGGACGGACCTCGACGCCAGCCTGGACGACCATATCGGCGACGATCTGCTGCGGCTGATCTTCATCGCCTGCCACCCGGTCCTCTCGACGGAGGCGCGCGCGGCCCTGACGCTGCGTCTGCTCGGCGGCCTCACCACGAGCGAGATCGCACGGGCGTTTCTCGCCTCGGAGCCGACCATCGCGCAGCGGATCGTGCGGGCCAAGAAGACGCTGGCCGACGCGAAGATCCCCTTCGAGGTGCCTCCGCGCGGCGAGCTTCCCGAGCGGCTGGCCTCGGTGCTCAGCGTGATCTACCTGATCTTCAACGAGGGGTATGCGGCCACGGCCGGCGACGACTGGATGCGGCCCGGGCTGTGTGAGGATGCGCTCCGGCTGGGACGCATCCTGGCCGAGCTGCTGCCCGACGAGCCGGAGGTGCACGGGCTGGTCTCGCTGATGGAGCTGCAAGCCTCGCGGTCGCGGGCGCGCGTCGGCCCCGGCGGCGAGCCGATCCTCCTGCTGGAGCAAGATCGGGCACGCTGGGATCAGCTCCTGATCCATCGAGGGCTGGCGGCGCTCGACCGCGGCGCGCGGCTGCTCCCAGCCGACGCGATTCTGGGGCCGTATGCGCTCCAGGCGGCCATCGCCGCCTGCCACGCCCGCGCCCACACCGCCGATGAGACGGACTGGCCGCGCATCGCCGCCCTCTACGACGTGCTGGCCCAGGTGACGCCGTCGCCGGTGGTGGAGCTGAACCGAGCCGTGGCCGTGGCGATGGCCGAAGGGCCGGCGGCAGGGCTGGAGCTGGTGGACGCCCTCGCCGAGTCTGGCGCGCTCAAGGGCTACCATCTGCTCCCGGCCGTGCGCGGCGACTTCCTCGAAAAGCTGGGGCGGCACGCCGAGGCCGAGCAGGCCTTCAAAGAGGCGGCGGCCGGGACGCGGAACGCTCGCGAGCACGGCGTGCTGCTCAAGCGGGCAGCGGCCTGCCGCGCCGCGCTGGCCTGA
- a CDS encoding VOC family protein, with amino-acid sequence MELSATVLDAPDARALAGFYQRLLGWAVRTDEPDWVTLDSPDGRASLSFQHEPAYVRPSWPSETSRQQMMLHLDIEVRDLAAASAHAEAAGATLADFQPQEDVRVFLDPAGHPFCLWVR; translated from the coding sequence ATGGAGCTGTCCGCGACTGTCCTGGATGCCCCGGACGCCCGCGCGCTGGCCGGGTTCTACCAGCGGCTCCTGGGCTGGGCCGTTCGCACGGATGAGCCAGACTGGGTCACGCTCGACAGCCCGGATGGGCGGGCGTCACTGTCGTTTCAGCACGAACCGGCCTACGTGCGGCCGTCCTGGCCTTCCGAGACGAGCCGCCAGCAGATGATGCTGCACCTCGACATCGAGGTGCGCGATCTGGCGGCTGCCAGTGCCCACGCCGAGGCCGCCGGCGCCACGCTGGCAGACTTCCAGCCGCAGGAGGATGTGCGAGTCTTTCTGGACCCGGCTGGCCACCCGTTCTGCCTCTGGGTGCGATGA
- a CDS encoding amidase — protein MPDASSSSSLPLTIAEAADWLRGGRITSVQLTQAQLARIHATQDTLAAFIKIFDETALEAARQADRDFANGVDRGPLQGIPIGVKDIIATREAPSTANSRVMDPAWSYRDGKLYDATVVKKLRAAGAVIIGKLVLHEYALGWPDPDTGFRIAKNPWDLTRTPGGSSSGTGAAVGGGLILGGLGTDTGGSIRGPAAYCGISGMKQTFGRVSKEGCVPLGYSLDHIGPMARTARDCAIMLQVLAGYDPADLCAVDVPVPDMTGLMTGSLDGVRIGVPRDYFFTIPTLDPEVKASVEAALQAMAAAGATVHDVHIPHADTARHAQRITMVGEAYAYHEPDLKATPELYGKYTRQAFQVGAFFSTADYVQAQRFRPLLRDEVARAFEERADGTASPVDVLIVPGMATTAPAFEGYDPDSTTRSYSLTPIWNLTGLPALTIPCGFSSAGLPIGLQIVGRPFAEPTVFKVADAYQQITDWHLRAPPIAKEGLPA, from the coding sequence ATGCCCGACGCTTCCTCCTCGTCGTCGCTTCCGCTGACCATCGCCGAGGCCGCCGACTGGCTCCGCGGCGGCCGGATCACCTCCGTCCAGTTGACGCAGGCCCAGCTTGCCCGCATCCACGCCACCCAGGACACGCTCGCTGCCTTCATCAAGATCTTCGACGAGACGGCGCTCGAAGCCGCGCGGCAGGCCGACCGGGACTTCGCGAACGGCGTCGACCGGGGGCCGCTCCAGGGCATCCCCATCGGGGTCAAGGACATCATCGCCACCCGTGAGGCGCCTTCGACGGCGAACAGCCGGGTGATGGACCCGGCCTGGTCGTACCGCGACGGGAAGCTGTACGACGCGACGGTCGTCAAGAAGCTGCGGGCGGCCGGGGCGGTCATCATCGGCAAGCTGGTGCTCCACGAGTACGCCCTCGGCTGGCCGGACCCCGACACTGGCTTCCGGATCGCCAAGAACCCGTGGGATCTGACGCGGACGCCCGGCGGCTCCAGCAGCGGCACCGGCGCAGCCGTCGGCGGCGGCCTGATCCTTGGCGGCCTGGGCACGGACACCGGCGGCTCGATCCGTGGACCGGCAGCCTACTGCGGCATCAGCGGCATGAAGCAGACCTTCGGACGGGTCAGCAAGGAAGGGTGTGTGCCGCTCGGCTACAGTCTCGACCACATCGGCCCGATGGCCCGCACGGCCCGCGACTGCGCCATCATGCTCCAGGTGCTGGCCGGCTACGACCCGGCCGACCTCTGCGCGGTCGACGTGCCGGTGCCGGACATGACGGGGCTGATGACCGGCTCGCTCGACGGCGTGCGGATCGGCGTGCCACGAGACTACTTCTTCACCATCCCGACGCTCGATCCCGAGGTGAAGGCGAGCGTCGAGGCGGCGCTGCAGGCGATGGCCGCGGCCGGCGCGACGGTCCACGACGTCCACATCCCGCACGCCGACACCGCGCGCCATGCCCAGCGCATCACGATGGTCGGCGAGGCCTACGCCTATCATGAGCCGGACCTGAAGGCGACGCCGGAGCTGTACGGCAAGTACACCCGACAGGCGTTCCAGGTCGGCGCGTTCTTCAGCACTGCTGATTATGTCCAGGCTCAGCGCTTCCGGCCGCTCCTGCGCGACGAGGTAGCCCGTGCCTTCGAGGAGCGGGCGGACGGCACGGCCAGCCCGGTGGATGTGCTGATCGTGCCCGGCATGGCGACCACGGCCCCCGCCTTCGAGGGGTACGATCCCGACTCGACGACCCGCAGCTACAGCCTGACGCCGATCTGGAACCTGACGGGCCTGCCGGCGTTGACGATCCCGTGCGGCTTCTCGTCGGCCGGGCTGCCCATCGGGTTGCAGATCGTCGGGCGGCCGTTCGCCGAGCCGACCGTCTTCAAGGTCGCGGATGCGTACCAACAGATCACCGACTGGCACCTGCGGGCGCCGCCGATTGCGAAGGAGGGGCTGCCGGCATGA
- a CDS encoding sulfatase: protein MAISSPGARSGAPVDTPPHWGWGSGRQLWACRLSHALGLVVVLGMLVIVSATPPPRNGQGTVAAAPARPNVLLIVADDMRADGLQAMPTMQALAAQGVTFTQAMAPTPLCCPSRASILTGQYAHRHGVLNNDSPHGGVGAFDASSTVATWLQAQGVRTGLVGRYLNGYDSLEIPPGWDSWFAFWQTDDSIDIYSDYDVNDQGERRHFGTEDDDYSTRVLGRQLRMFLAQQPERPFFALFTPRTPHGPAEPDPLDIGKYQGFPFPISPAYDEADISDKPSWVRENGPLRAGEEQQIAKLRRRQWEALAGLDREIAQTVEMLRADGRLASTWIIFTSDNGITLGEHRLDAGKACPYEACVHVPLVVVPPGGLPTPRADDHLVANIDLAPTVTAILRTEPASPVDGQSMLPLIDNPAAPWRDALILEQWHESPERCWSGVRTPTHKYVRYDNGDEELYDLAADPDELESLAHNPMFAEQRAALAGRLDVLLAR from the coding sequence ATGGCGATCTCCTCGCCTGGGGCGAGATCGGGCGCACCCGTGGATACACCGCCGCACTGGGGCTGGGGGTCGGGCCGGCAACTCTGGGCCTGCCGCCTGAGTCACGCGCTCGGGCTGGTGGTCGTGCTCGGCATGCTCGTGATCGTGAGTGCCACGCCGCCGCCCCGCAACGGCCAGGGTACAGTGGCAGCCGCTCCCGCCCGCCCGAATGTGCTGCTGATCGTGGCAGATGACATGCGCGCCGACGGCCTCCAGGCCATGCCGACGATGCAGGCGCTGGCGGCCCAGGGCGTCACCTTCACCCAGGCGATGGCCCCCACGCCGCTCTGCTGCCCGAGCCGGGCCAGCATCCTGACCGGGCAGTACGCTCACCGGCACGGCGTGCTCAACAACGACTCGCCGCACGGCGGCGTCGGCGCGTTCGATGCGTCCTCCACCGTCGCAACGTGGCTCCAGGCTCAGGGCGTCCGGACCGGCCTCGTGGGACGCTACCTGAACGGCTACGACTCGCTGGAGATCCCGCCGGGCTGGGACTCCTGGTTCGCCTTCTGGCAGACCGACGACAGCATCGACATCTACAGTGACTACGACGTGAACGACCAGGGCGAGCGCCGCCACTTCGGCACCGAGGACGACGACTACTCGACCCGCGTGCTGGGGCGGCAGCTACGGATGTTCCTGGCGCAGCAGCCCGAGCGGCCGTTCTTCGCGCTGTTCACGCCGCGCACGCCCCACGGCCCGGCCGAGCCAGACCCGCTGGACATCGGCAAGTACCAGGGCTTCCCGTTTCCCATCTCGCCGGCCTACGACGAGGCGGATATCTCGGACAAGCCGTCCTGGGTCCGCGAGAACGGCCCCCTGCGCGCCGGCGAGGAGCAGCAGATCGCGAAGCTGCGTCGGCGGCAGTGGGAAGCGCTGGCCGGGCTGGATCGGGAGATCGCTCAGACCGTCGAGATGCTGCGGGCAGACGGACGGCTTGCTAGCACCTGGATCATCTTCACCTCGGACAACGGCATCACCCTGGGCGAACACCGGCTGGACGCTGGCAAGGCGTGCCCCTACGAGGCGTGCGTGCATGTCCCGCTGGTCGTGGTGCCGCCCGGAGGGCTGCCCACGCCGCGCGCGGACGACCATCTCGTCGCGAACATCGACCTCGCTCCGACCGTCACCGCGATCCTCAGGACCGAGCCGGCCTCTCCTGTGGACGGCCAGAGCATGCTGCCGCTGATTGACAACCCTGCCGCCCCCTGGCGAGACGCGCTCATCCTGGAGCAGTGGCACGAGTCACCCGAGCGGTGCTGGTCTGGCGTCCGCACGCCGACGCACAAGTACGTGCGCTACGACAACGGCGACGAGGAGCTGTACGACCTCGCGGCGGACCCGGACGAGCTGGAGAGCCTCGCCCACAACCCGATGTTCGCCGAGCAGCGGGCCGCGCTGGCCGGGCGGCTGGACGTGCTGCTGGCCCGCTGA
- a CDS encoding D-2-hydroxyacid dehydrogenase, which yields MPKMVFMPPIDTLKRQFSGRLPADLPEYEVVAPETLDEARRELADADAAYGWIPPDLLPLAGRLQWLQNPDAGPVPGYFYPAMTDHPVIIANPRGIYNDHISQHILMFVLALAQGVPYWMEAQRQKTWNPSARPHPAVDLTEATALIYGVGGIGQEAARRLQVFGTKIVGVDPRWEHEAPGVERHGPADLDSVLPRADFVISTTPHTPETEGVWNASRFALMKPTAYFINIGRGKTTRLDDLTAAVRDGVIAGCGLDVYEIEPLPADHELWTLPNVMLTPHIAVHDAENLPERRYQILLENARRFAAGQPLKNIVDKAAWY from the coding sequence ATGCCCAAGATGGTCTTCATGCCGCCGATCGACACCCTCAAGCGGCAGTTCTCGGGACGCCTGCCGGCCGATCTCCCCGAGTATGAGGTCGTAGCCCCCGAGACGCTCGACGAGGCCCGCCGTGAGCTGGCCGACGCCGACGCCGCCTACGGCTGGATCCCGCCCGACTTGCTGCCGCTGGCCGGCAGGCTCCAATGGCTGCAGAACCCGGATGCTGGTCCGGTCCCCGGCTACTTCTACCCGGCCATGACCGACCACCCGGTCATCATCGCCAACCCGCGCGGCATCTACAACGACCACATCAGCCAGCACATCCTGATGTTCGTGCTGGCGCTGGCGCAGGGCGTCCCGTACTGGATGGAAGCCCAGCGGCAAAAGACCTGGAATCCATCTGCGCGGCCCCACCCGGCCGTCGATCTGACCGAGGCGACCGCCCTGATCTACGGCGTCGGCGGCATCGGGCAGGAGGCGGCGCGCCGGCTCCAGGTGTTCGGCACAAAGATCGTCGGCGTCGATCCGCGCTGGGAGCACGAGGCCCCAGGCGTCGAGCGGCACGGTCCGGCCGACCTGGACAGCGTGCTCCCGCGCGCCGACTTCGTCATCTCCACCACACCGCACACGCCGGAGACGGAGGGCGTCTGGAACGCCAGCCGCTTCGCGCTGATGAAGCCGACGGCGTACTTCATCAACATCGGGCGCGGCAAGACGACCAGGCTGGACGATCTGACGGCAGCCGTCCGCGACGGGGTGATCGCCGGCTGCGGCCTGGACGTCTACGAGATCGAGCCGCTGCCAGCCGACCACGAGCTGTGGACGCTGCCGAACGTGATGCTGACGCCGCACATCGCCGTGCACGACGCCGAGAACCTGCCAGAGCGACGCTACCAGATCCTGCTGGAGAACGCGCGTCGGTTCGCAGCCGGCCAGCCGCTGAAGAACATCGTGGACAAGGCGGCCTGGTACTAG